A window of the Cannabis sativa cultivar Pink pepper isolate KNU-18-1 chromosome X, ASM2916894v1, whole genome shotgun sequence genome harbors these coding sequences:
- the LOC115702517 gene encoding uncharacterized protein LOC115702517, with protein sequence MGHTSARRKPAKGKSIRFGSAVSHECSDKNTDVRLQKRPKKKRRLRRKRTNKQIIDEDDSKDVDEDDLQDVDEHDSKDVDEDDLEDVDVDDLEDVDEEYLLTFLNDINEDSYITHVSRDKEDDPDYYRFIKLKPDQPLDVDCEQKDDGILYLKYLDVIEDDENTTPEKSDIVEEIQLGNEFDPKDESDDTCQDYCTFLDYLEKEGEETMFKDDDDDNVQILTTDENPRDVVNDTDLAEIESGEVAPTNLHSYNGPDFVL encoded by the exons ATGGGTCATACTTCAGCGAGGAGAAAGCCAGCGAAGGGAAAGAGTATCCGATTTGGCAGTGCAGTTAGTCATGAATGTAGTGATAAAAACACTGATGTTAGGCTACAAAAGCGACCAAAGAAAA AGAGGCGATTAAGGAGAAAAAGAACGAATAAacaaataattgatgaagatgatTCAAAAGATGTTGATGAAGATGATTTACAAGATGTTGATGAACATGATTCAAAAGATGTTGATGAAGATGATTTAGAAGATGTTGACGTTGATGATTTAGAAGATGTTGATGAAGAATACCTCTTGACTTTTCTTAATGACATAAATGAGGATTCTTATATAACACATGTTTCAAGGGACAAAGAAGATGATCCAGATTATTACAGATTCATTAAGTTGAAACCTGATCAACCATTAGATGTTGATTGCGAACAGAAAGATGATGGCATTTTGTATCTCAAATATCTGGATGTTATTGAAGATGATGAGAATACAACACCAGAGAAATCTGACATTGTTGAGGAGATTCAACTTGGGAACGAATTCGACCCAAAAGATGAAAGTGATGATACATGCCAAGACTATTGCACTTTTCTGGATTACTTGGAAAAAGAAGGTGAAGAAACTATGTTTaaggatgatgatgatgataatgtgCAAATACTTACAACGGATGAGAACCCTCGTGACGTA GTTAATGACACTGATTTGGCTGAGATCGAAAGTGGTGAAGTTGCCCCTACAAACTTGCATTCTTATAATGGTCCTGATTTTGTCTTATAG
- the LOC115713240 gene encoding uncharacterized protein LOC115713240 → MAAPATVTFAGANSVVVGISLLSSPRILAAKGSHFLSPSSFSKFNLDFAPLHQRTSLPSTKLVVRAARTESKGLSLGFRPPDFQLPEPLTGKVWTLEDFESYPALLVMFICNHCPFVKLLKKDFVKLSNFYMKKGLAVVAISSNSASTHPQDGPEFMAEEAKIFQYPFPYLYDETQDVARDFGAVCTPEFFLFKKDGRRPFELVYHGQFDDSRPSNGVPVTGRDLSLAIDCVLSGQPVSSVQKPSVGCSIKWHPETNL, encoded by the exons ATGGCTGCTCCTGCTACTGTTACTTTTGCTGGCGCGAATTCTGTTGTTGTTGGGATAAGTTTACTGAGCTCACCTCGCATTTTGGCAGCAAAGGGGTCTCACTTCCTATCTCCATCTTCATTCTCTAAATTCAATTTGGATTTTGCTCCTCTGCACCAGCGGACCTCTTTACCTTCAACGAAGCTTGTGGTTCGAGCCGCTAGGACCGAGTCCAAAGGCCTATCCTTGGGCTTCAGACCTCCAGATTTTCAG CTTCCAGAGCCTCTTACTGGGAAAGTTTGGACCTTGGAGGATTTTGAATCATATCCTGCTTTACTG GTTATGTTTATCTGCAACCACTGCCCATTTGTTAAACTCCTGAAGAAAGATTTTGTGAAGCTttcaaatttttacatgaag AAAGGACTTGCGGTTGTTGCGATATCTTCAAACTCTGCCTCTACACATCCACAG GATGGACCTGAATTCATGGCTGAAGAAGCTAAAATTTTTCAGTATCCTTTTCCATATTTGTACGATGAG ACACAAGATGTTGCAAGAGATTTTGGGGCTGTTTGCACCCCTGAATTTTTCCTGTTTAAAAAG GATGGTCGGAGACCATTTGAGCTTGTGTATCATGGACAATTTGATGATTCCAGACCAAGTAATGGTGTTCCTGTAACTGGAAG GGACTTAAGCCTGGCTATAGATTGTGTTCTTAGTGGGCAACCAGTGTCTTCCGTGCAGAAACCGAG TGTTGGATGCAGCATAAAGTGGCACCCGGAGACAAATTTATAA